One genomic region from Desulfobacterales bacterium encodes:
- a CDS encoding class II aldolase/adducin family protein, whose protein sequence is MELCRFSAKAYVRRLCGPFTGLLSVRLPHGDRVLITPAGASLGEIGPENLILLDLEENIIEKPAGVIAPADTPYVINSYKKRRDVFAIGHFHPPFATAYSITSSEIPLITAHSRRTLREILRVKCQTCPSRFEGLCLCMEGQRKSYAGVNILLLEDNGIVTLGKNLGEVLSFAGLVEETARIAWLSENLSIKPLSKPR, encoded by the coding sequence ATGGAACTGTGTCGATTTTCGGCAAAGGCATATGTAAGGAGGTTGTGTGGTCCATTCACCGGCCTGCTGAGTGTCCGGTTGCCCCATGGCGATCGGGTGCTGATCACCCCGGCAGGCGCCTCCCTTGGGGAAATCGGGCCTGAAAATCTGATCCTGCTGGACTTGGAAGAAAATATTATTGAGAAACCGGCGGGGGTGATCGCGCCGGCGGACACGCCCTATGTCATCAATTCATATAAAAAACGACGGGATGTTTTTGCCATCGGCCATTTTCACCCGCCCTTTGCCACCGCATATTCCATAACCTCCAGCGAAATCCCTTTAATTACCGCCCACAGCCGGCGAACGCTAAGGGAAATCCTCCGGGTAAAATGCCAAACCTGTCCGTCGCGGTTTGAAGGACTGTGCCTATGTATGGAAGGGCAGAGAAAAAGCTATGCCGGCGTGAATATCCTGCTGCTTGAAGACAACGGGATTGTCACTTTGGGGAAAAACCTTGGGGAGGTATTGTCTTTCGCCGGTCTGGTGGAGGAGACCGCCCGGATCGCGTGGCTTTCTGAAAATCTTTCGATAAAACCTCTTTCTAAACCGCGTTGA